A stretch of Streptomyces vietnamensis DNA encodes these proteins:
- a CDS encoding SpoIIE family protein phosphatase has product MPSARPGGEETHGPFWSEPGTLLEHVPVAVFGLDDGDLVCYWGPGARDLFGYDATAVLSKPGAVLFADGPPGTPDPCSWLTERGRTQGYWRGRLPARHRDRTVFDCGFRAFSVTGSGGPSVVVVLASRSDELDRVKTNLAFLDALFETCPIGLVMLDQDLRYVHLNQALADMDGLPIEAHLGRRMDEIMIMSDGGEYQRMLRGVALGGAPVVGTLVGMRPRGHPDRDQVRSVSFFPLSQAVGSRPGVGGLMLDVTDREQAILEATASRRRLALLDGASTRIGTTLDVNVTAQELVDASMPDFCDGAVVEVVEWKDEAEDFDPARPLFTRRIASGTILPPPATELVSGVETVRYPPGSVIHDMLRTGRAISAVVNEELLARTVLIESRSRLFAESGLACVLVAPLIARGTVQGIAMFGRSTGRPAFTRDDVSLAGELASRAAICLDNARLYSRVQDIALTLQRALLPSALATSPYVDVAHRYVPGSRITEVGGDWYDVISLSDGRVALVVGDVMGHGVSAAAAMGRLRITAKALARHDSEPDDLLTELDACAQEAGIELATCLYIVYDPKSGGARIASAGHPPPLVLRPDGTVETIDDVLGIPLGVGGCPFRTIEIELPGNASLALYTDGLIETRGADLEVGLKTLRAELGGPPGPLEATADRILASLLPAQPADDAVLVLARVRRAR; this is encoded by the coding sequence GTGCCATCGGCTCGGCCGGGGGGCGAGGAGACCCACGGCCCGTTCTGGTCCGAGCCGGGGACGCTGCTCGAGCACGTGCCCGTGGCCGTCTTCGGCCTCGATGACGGGGACCTCGTCTGCTACTGGGGGCCCGGCGCGCGGGACCTCTTCGGATATGACGCCACCGCCGTCCTGTCGAAGCCCGGCGCCGTTCTCTTCGCCGACGGACCCCCGGGCACCCCCGATCCGTGCTCCTGGCTGACCGAGCGAGGCCGGACCCAGGGTTACTGGAGGGGGCGGCTGCCGGCTCGGCATCGTGACCGCACCGTCTTCGACTGCGGCTTCCGGGCCTTCTCCGTGACCGGATCCGGCGGACCTTCGGTGGTGGTGGTCCTGGCGAGCCGTAGTGACGAGCTCGATCGGGTCAAGACCAACCTCGCCTTCCTCGACGCCCTCTTCGAGACGTGCCCCATCGGTCTCGTCATGCTCGACCAGGACCTCCGGTACGTCCACCTCAACCAGGCGCTCGCCGACATGGACGGTCTGCCGATCGAGGCCCACCTCGGGCGGCGCATGGACGAAATCATGATCATGTCCGACGGTGGCGAGTACCAGCGCATGCTCCGCGGCGTCGCCCTGGGCGGAGCACCGGTCGTGGGGACCCTGGTGGGCATGCGTCCGCGGGGGCATCCGGACCGTGATCAGGTGCGGTCGGTGAGTTTCTTCCCCCTGAGCCAGGCGGTCGGCTCGCGCCCCGGAGTGGGCGGGCTGATGCTGGACGTGACCGACCGGGAACAGGCCATCCTGGAAGCCACCGCCAGCCGTCGACGGCTGGCTCTGCTGGACGGGGCCTCCACCCGCATCGGGACCACCCTGGACGTGAACGTCACCGCCCAGGAGCTGGTCGACGCTTCGATGCCGGACTTCTGCGACGGCGCCGTGGTCGAAGTCGTGGAGTGGAAGGACGAGGCAGAGGACTTTGATCCGGCGCGACCGCTGTTCACCCGCAGGATCGCCTCCGGGACGATCCTGCCCCCTCCGGCCACCGAACTCGTGAGCGGGGTGGAGACGGTGCGGTATCCGCCCGGCTCCGTCATCCACGACATGCTGAGGACCGGTCGCGCCATCTCCGCCGTGGTGAACGAGGAGCTCCTGGCCCGGACCGTCCTCATCGAGTCACGCTCACGGCTCTTCGCCGAGAGCGGGCTGGCCTGCGTCCTCGTCGCCCCGCTCATCGCCAGGGGCACGGTCCAGGGAATCGCCATGTTCGGCCGGTCCACGGGCCGGCCGGCCTTCACCCGGGACGATGTCAGCCTCGCCGGTGAGCTCGCCTCACGGGCTGCGATCTGCCTGGACAACGCCCGTCTGTACAGCCGCGTCCAGGACATCGCCCTCACCCTGCAGCGGGCTTTGTTGCCCAGCGCGTTGGCGACCAGCCCGTACGTGGACGTGGCCCACCGGTACGTACCCGGCAGTCGGATCACCGAGGTCGGCGGAGACTGGTACGACGTGATCAGCCTGTCCGACGGCCGAGTCGCTCTGGTGGTGGGCGACGTGATGGGGCACGGTGTGTCGGCCGCCGCAGCCATGGGCCGCCTTCGTATCACCGCCAAGGCTCTGGCCAGGCACGACAGCGAGCCCGACGACCTCCTCACCGAGCTCGACGCATGCGCCCAGGAGGCCGGCATCGAGCTGGCGACGTGCCTGTACATCGTCTACGACCCGAAAAGCGGAGGAGCCCGCATCGCCAGCGCCGGCCACCCCCCGCCCCTGGTACTCCGGCCGGACGGCACAGTGGAGACCATCGACGACGTCCTGGGAATCCCTCTCGGCGTCGGCGGCTGTCCTTTCCGGACGATCGAGATCGAACTCCCCGGGAACGCGAGTCTCGCCCTGTACACCGACGGCCTCATCGAGACACGAGGCGCGGACCTCGAGGTCGGTCTGAAGACATTGCGCGCCGAACTGGGCGGGCCCCCAGGCCCGTTGGAAGCAACGGCGGACCGCATCCTCGCGAGCCTGCTGCCCGCCCAGCCGGCCGACGACGCGGTTCTGGTCCTCGCCCGCGTCCGCCGCGCCCGATGA
- a CDS encoding AAA family ATPase, which yields MTTLFLMVGLPGAGKTTRARQLAAEHGALRLTPDDWMIPLFGEAEADGKRDVLEGRMLWLALEAVKLGTNVVVDYGCWSRDERSAIRWLVEAEEACFRMVYLPVDDETQRARIAHRRVTVPEETLPMSEADILHGQAHFEEPDAAELEGRRVAGPPPGWVGWREWAADRWPSFA from the coding sequence GTGACTACGTTGTTCCTGATGGTCGGCCTGCCAGGGGCCGGAAAGACCACGCGGGCTCGGCAGCTCGCTGCGGAGCACGGCGCGCTGCGTCTGACGCCCGACGACTGGATGATTCCCTTGTTCGGCGAGGCGGAGGCGGACGGGAAGCGCGACGTGCTGGAGGGGCGCATGCTCTGGCTCGCCTTGGAGGCGGTCAAACTTGGCACCAACGTCGTCGTGGACTACGGCTGCTGGTCACGCGACGAACGGTCTGCAATCCGCTGGCTGGTGGAGGCCGAGGAAGCGTGTTTCCGCATGGTCTACCTGCCGGTGGACGACGAGACCCAACGCGCCCGTATCGCCCACCGCCGGGTGACCGTCCCCGAGGAGACGTTGCCGATGTCCGAGGCCGACATCCTGCACGGACAGGCGCATTTTGAGGAGCCCGACGCAGCGGAGCTGGAGGGCCGCAGGGTCGCTGGCCCGCCGCCCGGCTGGGTCGGCTGGCGGGAGTGGGCCGCCGACCGGTGGCCATCGTTCGCTTGA
- a CDS encoding PxKF domain-containing protein has product MSRTTRSATPTRRRRRPVALLAATATAFGLLAFASPVHADSVIQVSAPAGPVQAGTAYTVTVQLPNASPDQRNNAPQVDLNLSGAAATVTTATTSVWDWSCQINSGTGVYCWNLAAMTTPATITLTVLPTAGGTVAVHANALGLSNNVVGSDSGSTEVTAPVQAPALTGVSPSSGPETGGTSVTLTGSGFTDATAVHFGSTAATSFTVLSDTQIIATTPAGTPGTVDVTVTTPAGTSATGIADQFTYAPVFPFAGFFAPVHNLPDINSVNAGRSIPIKFSLGGDKGLNILANGSPRSQQTDCGTGKVDTIETGTASVSGLTYDAASGTYTYVWNTDKTWAGTCRTFHLTLTDGTDHTAAFKFK; this is encoded by the coding sequence ATGTCCCGCACCACCCGCTCCGCGACGCCGACCCGCCGCAGACGCCGCCCGGTCGCGCTGCTCGCCGCGACGGCCACCGCGTTCGGCCTGCTCGCCTTCGCGAGCCCCGTCCACGCGGATTCCGTCATCCAGGTCTCCGCCCCGGCCGGGCCGGTACAGGCGGGCACTGCCTACACCGTCACGGTCCAACTGCCCAACGCCAGCCCTGATCAGCGGAACAACGCCCCCCAGGTAGACCTGAACCTGTCCGGTGCCGCCGCCACGGTCACCACCGCGACCACCTCGGTGTGGGACTGGTCCTGCCAGATCAACAGCGGGACGGGCGTCTACTGCTGGAACCTCGCCGCCATGACCACTCCCGCGACGATCACCCTCACCGTCCTGCCCACCGCCGGCGGCACCGTGGCCGTCCATGCGAACGCCCTCGGCCTCTCCAACAACGTGGTCGGGTCCGACAGCGGCAGCACCGAGGTCACCGCCCCGGTCCAGGCCCCGGCCCTCACCGGCGTGAGCCCCTCCTCCGGCCCCGAGACGGGCGGCACCAGCGTCACCCTCACCGGCTCCGGCTTCACCGACGCGACCGCCGTCCACTTCGGCTCCACCGCCGCCACCTCGTTCACCGTCCTCTCGGACACCCAGATCATCGCCACCACCCCCGCCGGCACCCCCGGCACGGTCGACGTGACCGTCACCACCCCGGCCGGCACCAGCGCCACCGGGATCGCGGACCAGTTCACCTACGCCCCCGTCTTCCCCTTCGCCGGATTCTTCGCCCCCGTGCACAACCTGCCGGACATCAACTCCGTCAACGCCGGCCGCAGCATCCCGATCAAGTTCTCCCTCGGCGGCGACAAGGGCCTCAACATCCTCGCGAACGGCTCACCGCGGTCCCAGCAGACCGACTGCGGCACCGGAAAGGTCGACACCATCGAGACCGGCACCGCCAGCGTCTCCGGCCTCACCTACGACGCGGCCTCCGGCACCTACACCTACGTGTGGAACACCGACAAGACCTGGGCCGGCACCTGCCGCACCTTCCACCTCACCCTGACCGACGGCACCGACCACACCGCCGCCTTCAAGTTCAAGTAG
- a CDS encoding DUF1254 domain-containing protein, whose protein sequence is MASTHHPKHHAQAAATDVYVFGYAQIMMELTRRLQTNTVKVNATQAPTNQFCQYDAPPTPEMKNVVRPNVDTLYSQAWIDLAAEPMVLAVPVMDEGRYWLMQLMDAWSNTSFKSPSSTRPLGAPTTDPSSGAQVYAYALTGPGWEGELPDDVHQVPMETDTVWLMGRIEMFNTGDDVDNVTAYQSLMRLLPLSAWPDQGTYVPPDGTYDPIVSIAPPSEQINALSGPDFFAQMIELLPTTPLNPPDPAMSATLAELGVYPYDPAKLPDAQVLDRAKEEGLKLITNHKGPAPINGWTFVTTDIGYYGTDYLQRAYVAMFGLAANLPEDALYPSTGGPSTDSTGKPIPYTLTFPADQLPPVDAFWSLTAYDADSFLVANTAEIYSVGHFTAPAPDSDGAVTLYISAVAPEDDSVDKTNWLPIPTSGKFTVTLRLYAPQTDAIPADWPPALTRAE, encoded by the coding sequence ATGGCCTCGACGCACCACCCCAAGCATCACGCGCAGGCTGCGGCAACGGACGTCTACGTCTTCGGCTACGCGCAGATCATGATGGAGCTGACCCGTCGGCTGCAGACGAACACCGTGAAGGTGAACGCGACGCAGGCGCCCACCAACCAGTTCTGTCAGTACGACGCGCCTCCCACGCCGGAGATGAAGAACGTGGTGCGGCCCAACGTGGACACGCTGTACTCGCAGGCGTGGATAGACCTGGCGGCCGAGCCGATGGTGCTGGCGGTGCCGGTCATGGACGAGGGCCGCTACTGGCTGATGCAGTTAATGGACGCCTGGTCGAACACCTCCTTCAAGTCGCCCAGCAGCACCAGGCCGCTCGGCGCCCCGACCACCGATCCGTCCTCCGGCGCCCAGGTCTACGCCTACGCGCTGACCGGACCGGGCTGGGAGGGCGAACTCCCCGACGACGTCCATCAGGTACCCATGGAGACCGACACGGTCTGGCTGATGGGCCGCATCGAGATGTTCAACACGGGCGACGACGTGGACAACGTCACCGCGTACCAGAGCCTGATGCGGCTGCTGCCGCTGAGCGCGTGGCCCGACCAGGGCACCTACGTCCCGCCGGACGGCACCTACGACCCCATCGTCTCCATCGCCCCGCCGTCGGAGCAGATCAACGCCCTCAGCGGTCCGGACTTCTTCGCCCAGATGATCGAGCTGCTGCCCACCACCCCGCTCAACCCGCCGGACCCGGCCATGAGCGCCACTCTCGCGGAGCTGGGCGTCTACCCTTACGACCCCGCCAAGCTCCCCGACGCCCAGGTCCTGGACCGGGCCAAGGAGGAGGGCCTCAAGCTCATCACCAACCACAAGGGGCCCGCCCCGATCAACGGCTGGACCTTCGTCACGACCGACATCGGCTACTACGGCACCGACTACCTGCAGCGCGCCTACGTCGCCATGTTCGGCCTGGCCGCCAATCTCCCCGAGGACGCCCTCTACCCCAGCACCGGCGGCCCCTCGACGGACAGCACCGGCAAACCGATCCCCTACACCCTCACCTTCCCCGCCGACCAGCTGCCGCCCGTCGACGCGTTCTGGTCGCTGACCGCCTACGACGCCGACAGCTTCCTGGTCGCCAACACCGCCGAGATCTACTCCGTCGGCCACTTCACCGCCCCCGCGCCTGACTCGGACGGCGCGGTCACCCTGTACATCAGCGCCGTCGCGCCCGAGGACGACTCCGTGGACAAGACGAACTGGCTGCCCATCCCCACCAGCGGGAAGTTCACCGTCACCCTGCGGCTCTACGCCCCGCAGACCGACGCGATCCCCGCCGACTGGCCGCCCGCCCTCACCAGGGCCGAGTAG
- a CDS encoding PP2C family protein-serine/threonine phosphatase, which translates to MESREKVLSDLITDARLVAGRELAGLVFRTGRLLGLDGTCMYVTDLQQTSLVALPQPVAAEPRMLDIDGSLAGLAYRTERIQRSRDGGTVWVPMIDGIERLGVLKATAPDLDEGLIGWCEALASVAALLLVSKSSHNDLLTEAERRRKMTVQGELVWAFLPPRTIGTARVTSSAVLEPAYDIGGDAFDHSLTEDALHLTLLDSMGHDLASGGASAAGLAACRATRRSGGTLADIIPAIDTILSEWFTDRLMTAVIAHLNVLDGTFTWVNCAHPPPLLIRDGRVLPRMLEREPDLPLGWAFHTASPPTVHRTRLQPGDRVLLYSDGVTEARSTQGGLFGEERLADTVIRAMAAGDPAPEALRRLLQELLNHQDQHLRDDATIVLAEWHPGPDRP; encoded by the coding sequence ATGGAGTCGCGCGAGAAGGTGTTGTCGGATCTGATCACCGATGCGCGCCTGGTGGCGGGGCGGGAGCTTGCCGGGCTCGTGTTCCGGACGGGCCGGCTCCTGGGCCTGGACGGCACCTGTATGTACGTGACCGACCTGCAGCAGACCAGCCTGGTGGCGCTGCCGCAGCCCGTGGCGGCCGAGCCGCGGATGCTGGACATCGACGGCTCGCTGGCGGGCCTGGCCTACCGCACGGAGCGGATACAGCGTTCGCGGGACGGCGGCACCGTCTGGGTGCCGATGATCGACGGCATCGAGCGCCTCGGCGTACTGAAGGCCACTGCACCAGATCTTGACGAGGGCCTGATCGGGTGGTGCGAGGCGCTGGCGAGTGTGGCGGCTCTACTGCTGGTGTCGAAGTCGTCGCACAACGACCTGCTGACCGAGGCGGAGCGGCGCCGGAAGATGACGGTGCAGGGCGAGCTGGTGTGGGCGTTCCTGCCGCCGCGCACGATCGGGACCGCGCGCGTGACGTCGTCCGCGGTGCTGGAGCCCGCGTATGACATCGGCGGGGACGCGTTCGACCACAGTCTCACCGAGGACGCGCTGCACCTGACGCTGCTGGACTCGATGGGGCACGACCTCGCATCCGGCGGCGCGAGCGCGGCCGGCCTCGCCGCCTGCCGGGCCACACGCCGCTCCGGCGGCACCCTGGCGGACATCATTCCGGCGATCGACACCATCTTGAGCGAGTGGTTCACCGACCGGCTCATGACCGCGGTGATCGCCCACCTGAACGTCCTGGACGGCACGTTCACCTGGGTCAACTGCGCTCACCCGCCGCCGCTGCTGATCCGGGACGGCCGGGTGCTGCCGCGCATGCTCGAGCGGGAGCCCGATCTGCCCCTCGGGTGGGCCTTCCACACCGCCTCCCCGCCGACGGTGCACCGCACGCGTCTGCAGCCCGGCGACCGGGTCCTGCTCTACAGCGACGGCGTCACCGAGGCCCGCTCCACCCAGGGGGGCCTCTTCGGCGAGGAGCGGCTCGCCGACACCGTCATCCGCGCGATGGCCGCGGGCGATCCGGCTCCGGAAGCCTTGCGCCGTCTGCTGCAGGAGCTTTTGAACCATCAGGACCAACACCTCCGGGACGACGCCACCATCGTGCTGGCCGAGTGGCACCCCGGCCCCGACAGACCCTGA
- a CDS encoding IS5/IS1182 family transposase — MRGVLRAEPLWVETFTGLRMRQFERLLKVVRERGGNGPGGGRPWCLPLADRVLLVAVYYRTNLTMRQLAPLFGVSPATVCRVIQRLRPLLAIEPTTRPDDAVERLWIVDGTLIPVRDRKTGASSRNYRFSANVQVIIDADTKLVIAGARPVPGTTADAKAWRGSGLAAVCEGVTVLGDGAYINTGLVVPHRKRPGRALLPGEEEDNAEHRRVRARVEHAFARMKHYKILRDCRQRGNGLHHAVQAVAHMHNLALAA; from the coding sequence ATGCGTGGGGTGTTGAGGGCTGAGCCGTTGTGGGTGGAGACGTTCACGGGTCTGCGGATGCGCCAGTTCGAGCGGCTGCTGAAGGTCGTGCGTGAACGGGGCGGGAACGGGCCCGGCGGCGGCCGGCCGTGGTGTCTGCCACTGGCCGACCGGGTGCTGCTGGTAGCCGTCTACTACCGCACGAACCTCACGATGCGGCAGCTCGCGCCGCTGTTCGGCGTCTCGCCGGCGACGGTGTGCCGGGTCATCCAGCGGCTGCGACCGCTGCTGGCGATCGAGCCGACAACCCGCCCGGACGACGCGGTCGAGCGGCTGTGGATCGTGGACGGCACCCTGATCCCGGTCCGCGACCGGAAGACCGGCGCGTCCTCACGCAACTACCGGTTCTCGGCGAACGTGCAGGTCATCATCGACGCCGACACCAAGCTGGTCATCGCCGGGGCCCGTCCGGTGCCCGGCACCACCGCGGACGCGAAGGCCTGGCGGGGTTCCGGCCTGGCCGCCGTCTGCGAGGGCGTGACCGTGCTGGGCGACGGCGCCTACATCAACACCGGGCTCGTCGTCCCGCACCGCAAACGCCCGGGCCGGGCCCTGCTGCCGGGCGAGGAGGAGGACAACGCCGAACACCGACGGGTCAGGGCCCGCGTCGAACACGCCTTCGCCCGCATGAAGCACTACAAGATCCTGCGCGACTGCCGCCAGCGCGGCAACGGCCTCCACCACGCGGTCCAAGCCGTCGCCCACATGCACAACCTCGCCCTGGCCGCGTGA
- a CDS encoding IS630 family transposase: MARTGRPKAELILSSEERTALEGWVRRRSTPQAWALRCRIILACAEGASNKDVAARLGSTPHAVGRWRARFVEHRIAGLGDMPRPGGPRTVTDEQVAALVTRTLEAAPKNATHWSTRSMAKELGLSQSTVSRVWRAFGLQPHRSESFKLSTDPYFVDKVHDVVGLYLDPPERALVFCVDEKSQIQALDRSQPVLPMMPGVPQRVTHDYVRAGTTTLFAALEVATGKVIGSLHRRHRAEEFKKFLIKLDKEVPDGLAVHLVLDNYATHKTPAIKTWLLAHPRFHLHFTPTGSSWLNLVERWFAELTNKRIRRGVHKTVQALEQDIRTWIAAWNTDPRPYVWTKTANEILERLASYLNRIPDSED; encoded by the coding sequence GTGGCGCGTACTGGGCGGCCGAAGGCCGAGTTGATCCTGTCCAGCGAGGAACGGACTGCGCTCGAGGGGTGGGTGCGGCGCCGTTCCACGCCGCAGGCGTGGGCTCTTCGCTGCCGCATCATCCTGGCCTGCGCGGAGGGCGCTTCGAACAAGGATGTCGCGGCCCGGCTCGGCTCGACGCCGCATGCGGTGGGCCGGTGGCGGGCGAGGTTCGTCGAGCACCGGATCGCCGGCCTGGGCGACATGCCCCGCCCGGGCGGCCCTCGGACGGTGACCGACGAGCAGGTGGCCGCACTGGTCACCAGGACGCTAGAGGCGGCACCGAAGAACGCGACCCATTGGTCGACGCGGTCGATGGCGAAGGAACTGGGCCTGTCGCAGTCGACCGTGTCGCGGGTCTGGCGGGCGTTCGGCCTGCAGCCGCACCGCTCGGAGTCGTTCAAGCTGTCGACGGATCCGTACTTCGTCGACAAGGTCCACGATGTCGTCGGCCTCTATCTGGACCCGCCCGAGCGGGCCCTGGTCTTCTGCGTGGACGAGAAGTCGCAGATCCAGGCCCTGGACCGTTCTCAGCCGGTGCTGCCGATGATGCCCGGAGTGCCGCAACGCGTCACGCACGACTATGTCCGGGCCGGCACGACCACCCTGTTCGCCGCTCTGGAGGTCGCCACCGGCAAGGTCATCGGCTCCCTGCACCGGCGCCACCGGGCCGAGGAGTTCAAGAAGTTCCTCATCAAGCTCGACAAGGAAGTTCCGGACGGCCTCGCCGTCCACCTGGTGCTGGACAACTACGCCACTCACAAGACACCGGCGATCAAGACCTGGCTACTGGCCCACCCTCGGTTCCACCTGCACTTCACGCCGACCGGGTCGTCCTGGCTCAACCTGGTGGAGCGATGGTTTGCCGAGCTGACGAACAAGCGGATACGGCGAGGCGTCCACAAGACCGTCCAAGCCCTGGAGCAGGACATCCGGACCTGGATCGCCGCTTGGAACACCGACCCCAGGCCCTACGTCTGGACCAAGACCGCGAACGAGATCCTCGAACGCCTCGCCTCATATCTGAACAGAATTCCTGACTCAGAAGACTAA
- a CDS encoding VOC family protein, translating to MEQILSRQEASEAVRDHGWRYLLGALQTSVLVGTLAQAISLAADAVAVCGDDADRHLRVDVRPDLTVFTLQSLDHAAVTTRDIELARRISATAGKSGFLPDPGLGTGALRSVQVLEIAIDALSISGIRPFWKAVLGYTDEAGAEGPEDPLVDPIRQGPAIWFQQMDRARPQRNRIHIDISVPHDEAPRRIEAALAAGGRLVSASRAPAFWVLADLEGNEACVTTWQGRES from the coding sequence ATGGAGCAGATATTGAGTCGGCAGGAAGCGTCGGAGGCAGTCCGAGATCACGGGTGGCGCTACTTGCTGGGCGCCTTGCAAACGTCGGTTCTGGTGGGGACGTTGGCTCAAGCAATCAGCCTGGCAGCGGACGCTGTCGCGGTGTGTGGCGACGATGCCGATCGCCATCTCCGGGTTGATGTCCGCCCCGATCTGACGGTCTTCACTCTGCAGTCGCTGGACCATGCAGCGGTTACTACCCGGGATATCGAGCTCGCGCGTCGGATCTCTGCCACCGCTGGCAAGTCAGGGTTTCTGCCGGATCCCGGACTCGGAACAGGGGCACTACGGTCGGTTCAGGTTCTGGAGATCGCAATCGATGCCCTAAGCATCTCCGGGATTCGACCGTTTTGGAAGGCGGTGTTGGGCTATACGGATGAGGCGGGCGCCGAGGGGCCGGAGGATCCGCTCGTCGACCCGATCAGGCAGGGCCCGGCCATCTGGTTCCAGCAAATGGACCGCGCGCGTCCGCAGCGCAATCGTATCCACATCGACATCAGTGTTCCGCATGACGAGGCACCTCGGCGGATCGAAGCCGCGCTGGCAGCTGGGGGTCGACTCGTGTCCGCGAGCCGTGCCCCGGCCTTCTGGGTGCTTGCCGACCTGGAGGGAAACGAAGCCTGCGTCACCACATGGCAAGGCCGAGAAAGCTGA
- a CDS encoding erythromycin esterase family protein, producing MNTHKVLLAALLVPLGATLAVAPAVSAATPPAPAAASVSADAAAPVGPEEVVAAAFRSPEAALGRVAHPLRTTEPRGGLADLRPFGRMVGDARVVGLGEATHSSHEFFTVKHRILRYLVEEKDFRAFALEAPWSTGLRLDAYLLRGEGDLKQIMDEEFQGTYQWWNNAEYRDLLQWIGSYNVKHPNDPVRFVGDDGGFAGAELYDKVSAYAAAARPELTPQLTELYRGLRPATDAETYVSDYLSKPMAERKELAERTGRAVDLLKQRPGTGADADAHAWAVQHATAIHQMTTLFAFDWDDPQSIPDIMLYRDRIMAENVAWWQQQTGDKVVLAAHNGHIALKTYIPGAYPKVQGDFLREQLGGGYLSVGLTFDHGSFNAFGSDGDVHRFTVGPAAPGTAEHTLDRVRYRDFVVDLRNAPATARAWLAAPRTVKNIGATYPGIADAPQIQLSESYDVVIHLQRVEAARLLK from the coding sequence ATGAACACGCACAAGGTCCTGCTCGCTGCCCTGCTCGTCCCGCTCGGTGCCACCCTGGCCGTCGCTCCGGCCGTCTCTGCCGCCACCCCACCTGCCCCGGCCGCCGCATCGGTCTCCGCCGACGCTGCCGCGCCCGTCGGTCCGGAGGAGGTCGTGGCCGCCGCGTTCCGCTCGCCCGAGGCGGCTCTGGGCCGGGTGGCTCACCCGCTGCGCACTACCGAGCCTCGTGGTGGTCTGGCTGACCTGCGCCCGTTCGGCCGGATGGTCGGCGACGCCCGGGTGGTGGGCCTGGGCGAGGCTACCCACAGCTCGCACGAGTTTTTCACCGTCAAGCACCGCATCTTGCGGTACCTGGTCGAGGAGAAGGACTTCCGGGCCTTCGCCCTCGAAGCCCCGTGGAGCACCGGACTGCGGCTCGATGCCTACCTCCTGCGTGGCGAGGGCGACTTGAAGCAGATCATGGACGAGGAGTTCCAGGGCACTTACCAGTGGTGGAACAACGCCGAGTACCGCGATCTGCTCCAGTGGATAGGCTCGTACAACGTCAAGCACCCCAATGACCCGGTCCGCTTCGTCGGCGACGACGGCGGGTTCGCCGGCGCGGAGCTGTACGACAAGGTGAGCGCCTACGCGGCTGCGGCCCGCCCCGAACTCACCCCGCAGCTCACCGAGCTGTACCGGGGCCTGCGGCCCGCCACCGACGCCGAGACATACGTCAGCGACTACCTGTCGAAGCCGATGGCCGAACGCAAGGAGCTCGCCGAGCGGACCGGCCGGGCGGTGGACCTGCTCAAGCAGCGGCCCGGCACGGGCGCCGACGCTGACGCGCACGCCTGGGCCGTCCAGCACGCCACCGCGATCCACCAGATGACCACGCTGTTCGCCTTCGACTGGGACGACCCCCAGAGCATCCCTGACATCATGCTCTACCGCGACCGGATCATGGCGGAGAACGTTGCCTGGTGGCAGCAGCAAACCGGCGACAAGGTCGTGCTCGCAGCCCACAACGGCCACATTGCCCTCAAGACCTACATCCCCGGCGCCTACCCGAAGGTCCAGGGCGACTTCCTGCGCGAGCAGCTGGGTGGCGGCTACCTCAGTGTCGGCCTCACCTTCGACCACGGCTCGTTCAACGCCTTCGGCTCAGACGGCGACGTCCACCGCTTCACCGTCGGCCCCGCCGCGCCCGGCACCGCCGAACACACTCTCGACCGGGTACGGTACCGCGACTTCGTGGTGGACCTGCGCAACGCCCCGGCGACAGCCCGCGCCTGGCTCGCCGCGCCGCGCACCGTCAAGAACATCGGCGCCACCTATCCCGGGATCGCGGACGCCCCGCAGATCCAGCTCTCGGAGTCGTACGACGTCGTGATCCACCTCCAGCGAGTGGAGGCGGCCCGTCTGCTCAAGTAG